The Cloacibacterium sp. TD35 region CAGGAGCTTTATTGGGCACTAAATCATTTGACGGATATCTTAGAGCAATTAAAATTACAAAAGATTCAGATAACTCTGAACTTTTCAGTAGAGATGCAGCATTAAGAATTTCTTTAGATAAAAACTTTTTTCAATCCAAAATTATAGATAAAAAAGGCTCTTTTGAATTAAAAGATGTAGCTAGTTTTATCAGATATTTTAGAGGTTTGAAATTTTCAGTTGCAGAAAATGATGGATATATTTTTAATTTTAATCCAAATGAACTGTCAGTAATTATCTATTATAAATATGATAAAACTGAAAACAATGCTACAACCAGAACAGATGGAAGCTATACCCTAGATTTAGGTTCTACAAATGTTCATTTTAATCAAATTCAATACAATCGTAGCAATACTTTCTTAACGTATGTTTCTAGCACTCCCAATACTACAGGTGATACCAAGTTATTCCTTCAAGGAATGGGCGGGCCAGGTGCAGAAGTATTGATTCCAGATGCTACTATTGCTCAACTTAAAAATCTATATAAAAACGAAAAAATAGGATTGCTTTCTGCTAAAATTAGATTGTATTCTGATGCTGCTTTATGGAATAATACTTATGCAAAACCAGATACTTTTGCAACACTATTAAAAACAGTAGATACAGATAATAAAACTACATTTTCATTCTTTCCAGATAATACTACTTTTGCTTACTCAGGAGTTTATAAGATGGTAAAAGCAGTAGATTTAGATAAGAATCCTGCTTATTATGAAATAAGCATTACCCAACTTGTTAAAAATATTATCGAAAAAGAAGAAGCAAATAAGCCTATTTCTATCAATGTAGGAAGTTTCCAAACATCTTCTTCTACAGGTGCACTTTTAGGAAGTGATTATACTACTAAAGCCTATACTCCAAATAGAATAGTACTGGTAGGCTCAGATCCTAATAATGCACAATATAAAGCTCAATTAAAACTAATTTACTCAAAAAAATAAATAACTATGTGCGGAATTGTAGGTTATACAGGTTTTCAAGACGCTTATGAGATTGTTATCAACGGCTTGAGAAGATTAGAATATAGAGGTTATGATAGTGCAGGAATTGTACTTGAAGATAAAAACAATAATTTTGAGGTTAAGAAGACCAAAGGTAAAGTATCTGATTTAGTTGCTATTTCAGAAAATCTAAAAGGAACTTCGCACATCGGGATGGGGCACACAAGATGGGCTACTCATGGTGTTCCTAGTGATAGAAATTCTCACCCACATGTTTCAAACGATGGTAAAATTGCTCTTGTGCATAATGGTATCATCGAGAATTATGATACCATTAAGACAATGCTTATTGGTAAAGGTTTTACCTTTTTATCAGAAACAGATACAGAAGTTTTAGTAAATCTTATCCAATACATATTAGATACTCAAAAAGTAGATTTTCCACAAGCAGTAAGATATGCTTTAAACGAAGTTTATGGAGCCTATGCAATCACTGTAATGCACAAGGATTATCCAGGAGTTTTAGTAGTTGGAAGATTAGGTTCACCATTAGCAATTGGTTTAGGAGATAAAGAATATTTTATCGCTTCAGACGCTTCACCATTTGTAGAATTTACTAAAGAAGCGGTTTATCTAGAAGATGGGCATATGGCTACTATTTCATTAGAAAAAGGTGTGGATATTAGAAGCATCAAA contains the following coding sequences:
- a CDS encoding DUF4270 domain-containing protein; the protein is MIKEIQNIFRLFFILISGAAITVACEPEPDQLGMQFFQNGTAEGTEASFDVIAYNVYNNDVLEADNDRLAEATLGAFDEANFGMQKSSYVTQVRLSTYDPDFGKNAIVDSVVLQMKPLYHTATDSVVTKTYEDYIHPDNVAAKKVVTSYPIKKYGKAKRNFTINVHEVTDFLSSTESNFYSNQQVNTGALLGTKSFDGYLRAIKITKDSDNSELFSRDAALRISLDKNFFQSKIIDKKGSFELKDVASFIRYFRGLKFSVAENDGYIFNFNPNELSVIIYYKYDKTENNATTRTDGSYTLDLGSTNVHFNQIQYNRSNTFLTYVSSTPNTTGDTKLFLQGMGGPGAEVLIPDATIAQLKNLYKNEKIGLLSAKIRLYSDAALWNNTYAKPDTFATLLKTVDTDNKTTFSFFPDNTTFAYSGVYKMVKAVDLDKNPAYYEISITQLVKNIIEKEEANKPISINVGSFQTSSSTGALLGSDYTTKAYTPNRIVLVGSDPNNAQYKAQLKLIYSKK